The Cydia splendana chromosome Z, ilCydSple1.2, whole genome shotgun sequence genome window below encodes:
- the LOC134805307 gene encoding immunoglobulin domain-containing protein oig-4-like, with translation MFFLRAKILLGLFLVFWFIIEPASARRGRSRGRTKSKVQIGLPITGKYRDPESDQYYNNNDGAKILLASHFDLEYVLGHKIAFLCIAKGSPRPHITWFKDGVEIFAHHYLHIHEWPIGEDRVKSKIEIDPATQMDAGVYECTADNMYSIDRRSFKTDFSIAFD, from the exons ATGTTCTTCCTTAGAGCTAAAATTCTCTTAGGATTGTTCTTAGTATTCTGGTTTATAATCGAGCCAGCAAGTGCGCGTCGTGGACGTTCTAGAGGTAGAACGAAATCCAAG GTGCAAATTGGCTTACCTATTACTGGGAAATATAGAGACCCGGAATCCGATCAATATTACAACAACAACGAT GGAGCCAAGATCCTACTGGCTTCGCACTTCGATCTTGAGTACGTGTTGGGCCACAAGATCGCCTTCCTCTGCATTGCCAAGGGCTCACCGCGTCCTCACATCACTTGGTTCAAAGACGGCGTCGAAATATTTGCTCATCATTATCTTCAT ATTCACGAGTGGCCGATCGGCGAGGACCGCGTCAAGTCCAAGATCGAGATTGACCCGGCCACGCAGATGGACGCCGGCGTGTACGAGTGCACGGCGGACAACATGTACTCCATCGACCGCCGCTCCTTCAAGACTGACTTCTCCATTGCCTTTGACTAG